The genomic DNA GAAGTTGTTGGTGGTAAATGTAGATATGAGAGTTAGATCATGAACGGTGTTGCTACTAATTCAATATTACACATCTCCTCATACTACGCAATAGCTTGTCCTAACTTAGTCCATGAAATCTCGACCTAGTTAACATTCGATTGAAACCCAGTCAAATCTTTGATGTTGGATTACCCTTAATAAGGAATATTACTAACAATTACCAGTCTGACATCGAGGAAGTTAACGCTGTCGAGGAGGTtgaagttgctgctgaaaccGCTGCTCCCGGAGGAATCTCCATTGAAGATGCTCTCCGTGGTGTCCTCAAGAACGCTTTGATCCACGACGGTCTTGCTCGTGGTCTCCGTGAGGCTTCCAAGGCTCTTTCTGCCGGCCAAGCCCATATGGCTGTTCTTTGCGACTCTGTGACTGAGGAGTCTTACATTCGCCTTGTCGAGGCTCTCTGTAACGAGCCTGAGACCAAGATCCCTCTTATCAAGGTTTCTGATGCCAAGAAGCTCGGTGAGTGGGCTGGTCTCTGCCAACTCGACAGAGAGGGTAATGCCCGCAAGGTCGTTGGCTGCTCTTGTGTCGTTGTTAAGGACTGGGGTGTCGACTCTGCTGAGCGTGACACTCTCCTTAACTACTTCGCTTCCCAATAAGCGGTTTGTAATGTGGTCTCATTAGCTTGTGATCGTATAAAACTGTAAATACATTGTTGAGTAGCATATATTGTTTGTCTTGAAGCAGATGTCCAAGTTCCTCGGGGGCTTGGGGCTCTATGTGAAGAATCTCGATCTCTTGTTTGTTAAGTTGTATTGAATAATTAACGATCCGATACCTCGTAGCAGGAGATTGTAAGCCTGGGACAGAGTCCCAACTTACAGGGGTGAAGGCTTGAAAACTCAAGAGTCTTCTTAAATAGtgaaaaattataaataaaatacagGTTCGGTTGTCATGCAGTGTGTGGATGGGAGGGCGATGATAATGGTAAGGTTAATTGGAGTCATCGCCAGTGTTCGGGGACTGGCTGCTAGCCTCTAAGTCGTCAACAAAGGTGACATGCTTAGCTTTTGGAACGCCATGGACTTGGATATCATCTTCAGTTTTTCTGTAGGGCTGGGTGAGGTCTTCCTTCACTGCGCCTGGTTTAAGTAGTGAACCTTGTACTGAGACTGTTCTACCAGATACGTTGAAAACTCTCACAGTAAAGTTAAGCTTACCATCGACACGCAGTCCGTTGCCATCGACCCAGTATCCCAGCGAACGCGGTGGGCTCACTAGGGCTCCTTTGCTAGCTTTACTTGTGCCACTATTTTCAGCACTTGTATTAATCAATTTCTCATCATTGAccccttcttcttctatgCCAGTTGTGGCAGCAGTAACATCTTCAGCGGACTCCTGCTCTTGGTCATTAGGTGTGTGGtcttcaccatcttctgcttcgtcttcttgGTTAGGAACAAATCTCCAATCCCTGGGAATGGCATCCCTTTTGATGCTAGCGTTAAATGTATCATGAATCAATAGACCAATGTGTGATGGAGATTGCATATTAATCCAGCCCTCTACAATGTCGCCAGCTCGAGGTTTCCATACTAACAGGTCCACATTGATCCACATGAATGCAAATGGACTATCATACATGATTTTAGCCACGGCGATGGGGCCGGACTCGTCAGTTTCACCATCCAAGTCATCAGATGGCTTGGATGAACTTTTAGCAGGTCTTTTATCTTGACCGCATAGTTCTAAATTATAATGAGCCAAAACCACCCCACCAGCCTCTGGGAAGAATGTCATCAGCAATGGGTCTAAATGTTGAGATTTTATGCCCGACACAGGATCGTTCAGATGCACAGGAGCTAAGGAAACATATAAAGACACTGATACCTTGTAGAAACACTGGCTAGGAGTAGCAATAGACGACGTGACCTCTACTACGCTTGTAGTAGTTTGTGCCGActcatcctcctcctgcCTTGGTCTTTTTGATGATTCAAGCTGCTCCACCGACAGCTTTCTTTTCTTAGTCTCTGCTTCAGCACCCATGTttcctctttttttttgttttactTAGGACAGGATGGCAGGATATTTAATGAACGGACCCAATGAAATAAGTGGAGGTTTGATAGTGCGATTTTGGCACTGAAACTTGCACGAATATGGGTTTCGAAAATTTCAGGGTAAGGTAGCAATAGATCAAcataaatttttttttggaccATATAGTGAGAGTACAGCACAGCCGTGCTCTTTGGCCAGTACATCTTCGTCATGCAGGGACCGACGATCTCTAATAGTAGTCCCTGCATTCCATTATTTCGTCTCTTCCAGCCAATATTTCTAGATCCGAGTACGTCAAGCCTAGAGAAGTGAGTCTTAAAGACTGAGATACACCCTACTCGGGACCAGAAAACTTAATCTTCGAGATTTCGTTACTCTTCACTTGGCAGGAATCTAAAATCAATATAACTCTGGCAGCCAGGTTCTCCTTCACACAAAGACTGAATTGACATAACACCAAGCGCATCGCATCGAATATTGATTCTATTGGCCAAAAACACCGTCTCGCGGATAAGATTGAATGTGGCAAATGCATAACTATTGACAACTACCCAGTCTGGCGTTGTATCGTAATCATCTCTATCCATCACTGAATCAATGTCTCCATTGTATAATTGGCCAGGAGGAGCTACTAGAAACACTTCTAAAATCTTTCCTTCGTTGGGGAATGAGTATTCTGACTTACCAAGCTCGCCCTCACTAATAAATGTAAAATGAGGAGCAGTTTTAGCAGAAGCTCTAATCGTTATAATCGAGGTATTGATAGCGTCTAATTCTTTCAGGGCGTCTTCCATGACATTTCCTTTAAGTATAACTTTCTGAACTATCGAATTAGGATCAATAGTAATAGCATCTTGAGATTCGTCGTCGTAGTCATTTTCCATTTCTGTTTTTTCGGGATTGTCAAAAGATCCATTACGGTCATATGTGGCAAGTTCACATTTTGTCGTTACCGCGGCATTTAAACCTTGAGTGAAATAAATCATAAATGGATAGCCAGGACCCCTATACACGAAAAGGCACTGGTTACTGACAGAAATCTCATTTAATTTACCATTGCCACCAACATTGCCATTAGCTCTCTGTCGTTCCCTTTGTGAAAAgtctctgcctccggcagaATTGGCCGTGTTTGTACTATTGGTCGTTTTATCAGTGGAGTCTGCAAATATCTGGAGGCATCCAGTCAGGGCACGAAGTGAGATATTGAATGTAGCTACCAATGGAGTTGCGTCACCAgcattgatattatcattagTCTCTAATTCATTGTAAAGATCTGGACGGAATTTATAAACAGAGAATAGAGTCTcgttcaaaaacaaatggGCCTGGCACGATTTTGATGCATTCTCAACCGAAATTTTCAAACCTTGATCCGAAACTGTGATTGAAGCCTCCTTTCCAGTAACACTGATAGCTTTCAGTACACGATAAATATGATGGACATGAGTTGTTGTGGCGGTAAAAAGGACATCCATCGCGCAAATAATAGACGACTACAGTCCCTCTTGCTTCGAAGCCAGTGATTTATCGCGAACAAATCGAATATAAGGATAGGTTGACGAGAGTGAAAAAATTCTATTCGCTATTAATAGAGGGTGGAGAATGAAAAACTTGGTATTAGTCGTTTATTATGATCCAATGCAATGAAATACCATGCTATTTTGGTTGGT from Sugiyamaella lignohabitans strain CBS 10342 chromosome D, complete sequence includes the following:
- the RAD17 gene encoding Rad17p (Checkpoint protein; involved in the activation of the DNA damage and meiotic pachytene checkpoints; with Mec3p and Ddc1p, forms a clamp that is loaded onto partial duplex DNA; homolog of human and S. pombe Rad1 and U. maydis Rec1 proteins; GO_component: GO:0030896 - checkpoint clamp complex [Evidence IEA]; GO_component: GO:0030896 - checkpoint clamp complex [Evidence IDA] [PMID 12604797]; GO_component: GO:0030896 - checkpoint clamp complex [Evidence IDA] [PMID 9891048]; GO_component: GO:0005634 - nucleus [Evidence IEA,IEA,IEA]; GO_component: GO:0005634 - nucleus [Evidence IPI] [PMID 11356855]; GO_function: GO:0003677 - DNA binding [Evidence IEA]; GO_function: GO:0003684 - damaged DNA binding [Evidence IEA]; GO_function: GO:0003690 - double-stranded DNA binding [Evidence IEA]; GO_function: GO:0003690 - double-stranded DNA binding [Evidence IDA] [PMID 12604797]; GO_function: GO:0016787 - hydrolase activity [Evidence IEA]; GO_function: GO:0004518 - nuclease activity [Evidence IEA]; GO_process: GO:0000077 - DNA damage checkpoint [Evidence IEA]; GO_process: GO:0000077 - DNA damage checkpoint [Evidence IMP] [PMID 9564050]; GO_process: GO:0006281 - DNA repair [Evidence IEA,IEA]; GO_process: GO:0006974 - cellular response to DNA damage stimulus [Evidence IEA]; GO_process: GO:0006302 - double-strand break repair [Evidence IEA]; GO_process: GO:0006302 - double-strand break repair [Evidence IMP] [PMID 17624540]; GO_process: GO:0090305 - nucleic acid phosphodiester bond hydrolysis [Evidence IEA]; GO_process: GO:0007131 - reciprocal meiotic recombination [Evidence IEA]; GO_process: GO:0007131 - reciprocal meiotic recombination [Evidence IMP] [PMID 10511543]), which codes for MDVLFTATTTHVHHIYRVLKAISVTGKEASITVSDQGLKISVENASKSCQAHLFLNETLFSVYKFRPDLYNELETNDNINAGDATPLVATFNISLRALTGCLQIFADSTDKTTNSTNTANSAGGRDFSQRERQRANGNVGGNGKLNEISVSNQCLFVYRGPGYPFMIYFTQGLNAAVTTKCELATYDRNGSFDNPEKTEMENDYDDESQDAITIDPNSIVQKVILKGNVMEDALKELDAINTSIITIRASAKTAPHFTFISEGELGKSEYSFPNEGKILEVFLVAPPGQLYNGDIDSVMDRDDYDTTPDWVVVNSYAFATFNLIRETVFLANRINIRCDALGVMSIQSLCEGEPGCQSYIDFRFLPSEE
- the RPA43 gene encoding DNA-directed RNA polymerase I subunit RPA43 (RNA polymerase I subunit A43; GO_component: GO:0005736 - DNA-directed RNA polymerase I complex [Evidence IDA] [PMID 11486042]; GO_component: GO:0005736 - DNA-directed RNA polymerase I complex [Evidence IDA] [PMID 9837969]; GO_component: GO:0005730 - nucleolus [Evidence IEA]; GO_component: GO:0005634 - nucleus [Evidence IEA]; GO_function: GO:0003899 - DNA-directed RNA polymerase activity [Evidence IEA,IEA]; GO_function: GO:0001054 - RNA polymerase I activity [Evidence IDA] [PMID 9837969]; GO_process: GO:0042254 - ribosome biogenesis [Evidence IEA]; GO_process: GO:0006360 - transcription from RNA polymerase I promoter [Evidence IDA] [PMID 9837969]; GO_process: GO:0042790 - transcription of nuclear large rRNA transcript from RNA polymerase I promoter [Evidence IGI] [PMID 7592632]; GO_process: GO:0006351 - transcription, DNA-templated [Evidence IEA]), with amino-acid sequence MGAEAETKKRKLSVEQLESSKRPRQEEDESAQTTTSVVEVTSSIATPSQCFYKVSVSLYVSLAPVHLNDPVSGIKSQHLDPLLMTFFPEAGGVVLAHYNLELCGQDKRPAKSSSKPSDDLDGETDESGPIAVAKIMYDSPFAFMWINVDLLVWKPRAGDIVEGWINMQSPSHIGLLIHDTFNASIKRDAIPRDWRFVPNQEDEAEDGEDHTPNDQEQESAEDVTAATTGIEEEGVNDEKLINTSAENSGTSKASKGALVSPPRSLGYWVDGNGLRVDGKLNFTVRVFNVSGRTVSVQGSLLKPGAVKEDLTQPYRKTEDDIQVHGVPKAKHVTFVDDLEASSQSPNTGDDSN